In Desulfovibrio sp., the sequence CGGCATGGCGCTTGCGGGCGTGGCGGTCAGCAGCCTTGTGGCGGCACTTGGAGCCTTTGCTGTTGGCCGCGCTCTGTGGGGCGGCGCCGTGAGCCAGGCTGTGGATGCCGTATGCGGCATTGCCGCCATGCCGGGCAATCTGGTTCACACCGACGACCCCGCGCTCAAGCCCCTCTTCTCGCGCCTTGAAGACCTGCGTCAGGTGTACAAGAACGACAAGGAATACAAGGACGGCATACTGCGCGGCCTGCCCATGCCCTATCTGCTGGTAGATACCAAGGAACGTGCGCTCAGCACCAACCGCGCCTGTCTGAACATGCTTGAAATTGACGACAGCATAGAGTCGTGCCTTGGCAAAACACTGGCGGAGCTGTTCTATAACGACCCCACCCGCAAGACCGCCGTGGGCAAAAGCATAGCCACCGGTGAGTGCTTCAAGAACCTTGAGGTCACCATTGGCGGCCACAAGGGCGGTAGGGTAAACGTGCTGGCCAACGTGTTTCCCATCTACAATTCCGGTGGCGAATGCATTGGCGGCATGTGCGTGTACGTGGACATGACCGCTCTCAACAATGCCCAGCGTGAAATTACTGAAAAGAACCAGCGCATGGCCGAAGTGGCTCAGGCGCTGGAAGAAACCATGGACGAGCTGGCAAAGATTGTTGAGGCCCTTACCTCCAGCATCCGTCAGTCTGACAAGAACGCCGCCGTGGCTGCCGGCCAGCTGGGCGAGGCTGCGTCGGCCATGGGACACATGAATTCCAGGGTGCAGGAAGTGGCCATCAATGCGGATAAAGCCGCGGAGGCCTCTGCCCACACCATGACCAAGGCGACCACCGGCGCCGAGGTGGTGCAAAACGCCCTGCACGGCATTGAAAACGTGCACAAGGTCACGCTTGAGCTGCGTACGGACATGGCGCAGCTGGAAACGCACGCCCGCGCAATCACGGAAATCATGAACGTCATCTCCGACATTGCCGACCAGACCAACCTGCTGGCTCTCAACGCCGCCATCGAAGCGGCCCGCGCTGGCGAAGCCGGACGCGGTTTTGCCGTGGTGGCCGACGAGGTGCGCAAGCTGGCTGAAAAGACCATGGCCTCCACCACTGACGTGGGTCGCGCCATCAATTCCATTCAGCAGAGCGCCGCCAAGAGCATGGCCTCCATGGACAATGCCGTGCAGCAGGTGGAGCAGGCCACAGATTTTGCCAAGCAGTCTGGTCAGGCTCTGGATGATATCGTGGGCACGGTGGAAGACACCGTTGGTCAGGTCAAGGCCATTGCCGCCGCCAGCGAGGAACAGTCTGCCGCCAGCGGCGAAATCAACCACACCATCGAGCAGGTCAACCGCATGGTGGCCGATACCTCTGAATCCATGGGCCACGCAAATCAGGAAAC encodes:
- a CDS encoding methyl-accepting chemotaxis protein → MNFKFLLSCCTVALLAAGLGFGATYVTGMALAGVAVSSLVAALGAFAVGRALWGGAVSQAVDAVCGIAAMPGNLVHTDDPALKPLFSRLEDLRQVYKNDKEYKDGILRGLPMPYLLVDTKERALSTNRACLNMLEIDDSIESCLGKTLAELFYNDPTRKTAVGKSIATGECFKNLEVTIGGHKGGRVNVLANVFPIYNSGGECIGGMCVYVDMTALNNAQREITEKNQRMAEVAQALEETMDELAKIVEALTSSIRQSDKNAAVAAGQLGEAASAMGHMNSRVQEVAINADKAAEASAHTMTKATTGAEVVQNALHGIENVHKVTLELRTDMAQLETHARAITEIMNVISDIADQTNLLALNAAIEAARAGEAGRGFAVVADEVRKLAEKTMASTTDVGRAINSIQQSAAKSMASMDNAVQQVEQATDFAKQSGQALDDIVGTVEDTVGQVKAIAAASEEQSAASGEINHTIEQVNRMVADTSESMGHANQETSKLQELTGKLEDLTAQLKE